One Cotesia glomerata isolate CgM1 linkage group LG8, MPM_Cglom_v2.3, whole genome shotgun sequence genomic window carries:
- the LOC123270664 gene encoding medium-chain acyl-CoA ligase ACSF2, mitochondrial, giving the protein MFLVKKNLSCKNFESLLKHNRLIKKKGVKLNSTAAYNDPNLSYRSNPGKEPIIDTTVGKLFEQVSKEFPNRECVVSVEQDNTRLTYSEVLQRADKLAAGLKKLNIKYGDRVGVWGPNHYQWLISFIGIARAGCIMVGINLAYQQNELNYSLNKVQVNTVIAPQKFRSQDYGKMLVKAKNDCPSLKNIILWTDEAIPGTYRFSDVESLASKIEVEEIAATQNEISPYDGCNIQFTSGTTGFPKASLISHKSFVNNGRMTVYRSELMNYHHKACLNVPFFHAFGMIYGCMAAFNAGMTLVLESPTFNPKKSIETIVKEKCTLAYGTPTMWVNMLDMQDRLKAPISSLHLTATGGAITSPELMKKIRNTFKVEKPSIVYGLTENTAIVFHSVPGDPPELNDYTVGYLHDHLEAMVVDDNGSPVTIGKPGELWTRGYSTMIGYWNDKENTSKTITDDGWLKTGDKFILHSNGYGEVIGRLKDMIIRGGENIFPKEIEGFLETHSDVLEAQVFGVHDDVYGEEICACIRLKDSKTKITGDDIKKFAKGIISHFKIPRYIEFVEEFPKTTSGKIQKFKLKQLMESNGRIPVSK; this is encoded by the exons atgtttcttgtaaaaaaaaatctaag ttgtaaaaattttgaaagtttattaaaacacaatagactaattaaaaaaaaaggagtaAAGTTAAACAGTACAGCTGCATACAATGATCCAAATTTATCGTATCGTTCAAATCCTGGAAAGGAGCCAATTATTGACACGACAGTTGGTAAATTATTTGAGCAAGTATCAAAAGAATTTCCAAACCGCGAATGTGTTGTTTCTGTTGAACAAGATAATACTCGTTTAACATATTCTGAAGTACTTCAAAGGGCTGATAAATTAGCAGCaggtcttaaaaaattaaatattaaatatggTGACCGTGTAGGAGTATGGGGTCCTAATCATTATCAATggttaatttcatttattggAATTGCGCGAGCTGGTTGTATAATGGTCGGTATTAATCTTGCTTATCAACAAAATGAACtgaattattctttaaataaagttCAAGTTAACACTGTTATTGCTccgcaaaaatttcggagcCAGGATTATGGCAAAATGTTGGTTAAAGCTAAAAATGATTGTCcttctttgaaaaatattattttgtggACGGACGAAGCGATTcc AGGAACTTATAGATTTTCAGACGTTGAATCTCTTGCTAGTAAAATTGAAGTTGAAGAAATAGCAGCAACTCAAAATGAAATCTCACCTTACGATGGTTGTAACATACAATTTACTTCGGGTACCACTGGGTTTCCAAAAGCGTCTTTAATATCACAcaaatcatttgttaataatGGCCGTatg accGTATACAGATCAGAGCTGATGAATTATCACCACAAAGCTTGTTTAAATGTCCCATTTTTCCACGCATTTGGTATGATATACGGATGTATGGCTGCTTTTAATGCTGGTATGACTTTAGTACTTGAATCTCCGACTTTTAATcccaaaaaatcaatagaaACAATTGTTAAAGAAAAGTGTACTCTTGCTTATGGTACTCCGACAATGTGG gTAAACATGTTGGACATGCAGGATCGATTAAAAGCTCCAATCTCGTCATTGCATTTAACAGCAACTGGAGGGGCAATAACTTCACCtgaattgatgaaaaaaatacgaAATACATTCAAAGTTGAAAAGCCATCG attgtTTATGGGCTCACGGAAAATACTGCTATTGTTTTTCATTCTGTACCTGGTGATCCACCTGAATTAAATGATTACACTGTAGGATATCTTCATGATCATCTTGAAGCAatg gttgTAGATGATAATGGATCCCCAGTTACTATTGGAAAACCAGGAGAGTTATGGACTCGGGGTTATTCTACAATGATTGGATATTGGAATGATAAAGAGAATACTTCAAAAACAATAACTGATGATGGTTGGTTGAAAACTGGTGATAAATTTATACTACATTCTAATGGATATGGGGAAGTTATTGGAAGACTAAAGGATATGATTATTCGTGGAggggaaaatatttttcctaaA GAAATTGAAGGATTTTTAGAAACACACAGTGATGTGTTAGAAGCACAAGTATTTGGTGTACATGATGATGTTTATGGCGAAGAAATTTGTGCGTGTATTCGTTTGAAAGAcagtaaaacaaaaataactggtgatgacattaaaaaatttgccaAAGGAATAATATCTCATTTTAAAATCCCGCGTTATATTGAATTTGTTGAGGAATTCCCTAAAACAACCAGcggaaaaattcaaaagtttaaattgaaacaattaaTGGAATCTAATGGACGTATTCCTgtatctaaataa